TGGTCTACGGCGACGAGGCCTAGGGCAGCAGCACGACCTTGCCCGGCGCGTGGCTCCGGCGGGCGAAGCGGTGCGCGTCCGCGGCGTCGGCCAGGGCGAAGGTCCCCGCGATGAGCACCCGGAGGTGTCCGGCGCCCGCGTGGTCGACCAGCGCCTGGCGCACGGACGCCCGGTACCCGGTGCCCGCGTCCTGGCCGGGGCCGTAGCCGAGGAGGCGGATGCCGGCCTCCGCGCGGCGGTCGGATCCCGTGATCGACGCGATCCGCCCGCGGCCCGCGACGAGCGCGACCGACACGTCGAGCGCCTCGTCCGTGCCGACCGTGTCGACGGCCGCGTCGATCCCGTGCGGCGCCGCCGCGCGGATCCGGTCGGCTGACCCCTCGCCGTGCGCGACGGGGATCGCGCCGAGGTCGCGGAGCACGCCGTGGTTGCGCTCCGACGCGGTCGCGACGACCGTGGCACCCGCGATCCGCGCGAGCTGCACGGCCATGAGCCCCACCCCGCCGGAGCCGCCGTGGACGAGCACGGTGTCGCCCGCCCCCGCGCCCACCGCGTGCAGCGCGTGCGCCGCCGTGGTGCCGGCCAGCATCAGGCCGGCGGCCTCCTCCTCGCCGAGCGCGGCCGGCCGGCGGACGAGCGAGGACGGCGGCGCGACCACGTGGTCCGCGTACGCCGCGGTGACCGGGTAGACGAGGACCTCCTCGCCGACGATTACGTCGCGCACCTCCGCGCCGACCTCGACGACGACGCCGGCGCACTCGAGGCCGAGCGTCGGCATCTCCTCCGTCAGGCCGGCCTCGTCGCGCTGGTCGTCGTCGACCTCGTGGAAGTCGCCGCCGTAGAGCTTCCAGTCGATGGGGTTGACGCCCGCCGCGCGGACGCGCACGACGACCTCCCCGGCTCCGGGTCGGGGCGTCGGGACGTCGACGACGGCGAGGACCTCGGGTCCTCCGTGCTGGCGGGGTCGGATGGCTCGGGACATGGCGGGCTCCTTCTCGTGGGCGGCGCATCCATCGCATCCGGGTGGATGCGTCGGGCGCCTCGGCCAGTCTCGGGTCGCGCGACCCATGCGTCCAGTGCAATGCTG
This genomic interval from Clavibacter michiganensis contains the following:
- a CDS encoding NADP-dependent oxidoreductase, giving the protein MSRAIRPRQHGGPEVLAVVDVPTPRPGAGEVVVRVRAAGVNPIDWKLYGGDFHEVDDDQRDEAGLTEEMPTLGLECAGVVVEVGAEVRDVIVGEEVLVYPVTAAYADHVVAPPSSLVRRPAALGEEEAAGLMLAGTTAAHALHAVGAGAGDTVLVHGGSGGVGLMAVQLARIAGATVVATASERNHGVLRDLGAIPVAHGEGSADRIRAAAPHGIDAAVDTVGTDEALDVSVALVAGRGRIASITGSDRRAEAGIRLLGYGPGQDAGTGYRASVRQALVDHAGAGHLRVLIAGTFALADAADAHRFARRSHAPGKVVLLP